CTCCCATCAATTCTACCAAACGTTGATTGAGTGAAAGTTTCATTCCTGGTGACAAATCTATATTTTCTTGAGTTGTTTGAAGTTCTGATTTCATCAAATGCAGAGATTCATTTGTGATTACGGTATCAGTGGGTACGTCTAACCAAATATTGGCAAAATTACCTGGAGATTGTAAATTGCCAGAAAGATATATATTCCCTTCTTCCATGTTAGCAATTGTTGTATTTATCAAATTGATTAATACTTGTTTGAGCCAATGGTAATCTGTCAAAATCTGAATTTCTGGATCTGAGGGTGATAAAATAAAAGGATAATTGCGGTTAACGGCTAATAAATAAGTTAGTTCATAAACTTCCTGGAGAAATTCACTTAATTGAAAAGCCTGAATATCTAATTTATTTCTACCAGATTCAATTTTGGAAACATTGAGAATTTCATCAATTATTTTTAATAATTTCAGAGATTTTTCGTAAGCTTGTCCGATAAATTCTCGCTCTTCTTGGGGATTTTCACACAAATCTGCCAAAATCAGTTGATGTAAACCCATCATACTCCCTAGAGGCGATCGCAATTCATGACCAATCCTGGCTAAAAACCCCCCTTGAAATTGGCTCATTTCCCGCGCCTGATAGTAGGCTAATTGGGTTTGCTCTAATTCTGCCAAAAGTGGGTTTTCTGGCTGTTGTGGAGCATTTTCCACCGTAACAGATGCCGATTTGCTAGACTGAAGGAATAATTTACAAAAACCTATTCCTAATCCTATTCCTGCGCCTAAATATAGCCAGTTACTAAAATTCATAATTATCCAATTTAATACTACCTTGTCGTAAAATCTGCCAATTGTTCCCTGTCCATTTAGCAACGGTGGAAGGTATTCCCAAACCTTGGTATTCTGTTGATTCTAATGTTAAAACCTCTGGAAATTGAGCTTCTATAGCTGCTTTGGTTTCTAAAGCTGGTTGTCCTGATAAATTAGCGCTAGTTGTCGCCATTGGACCAGTTTGCGCCAAAATAATTTGAGCAACTGGATGATTTGGAACTCTAATCCCAATAGTAGTCGGTTCAAGAGGATTCATGACAGTGGGAATTTTGTCACTAGCTGGTAAAACTAAAGTTAAAGCACCTGGCCAATATTGATTAACAATTT
The DNA window shown above is from Anabaena sp. WA102 and carries:
- a CDS encoding sensor histidine kinase; translated protein: MNFSNWLYLGAGIGLGIGFCKLFLQSSKSASVTVENAPQQPENPLLAELEQTQLAYYQAREMSQFQGGFLARIGHELRSPLGSMMGLHQLILADLCENPQEEREFIGQAYEKSLKLLKIIDEILNVSKIESGRNKLDIQAFQLSEFLQEVYELTYLLAVNRNYPFILSPSDPEIQILTDYHWLKQVLINLINTTIANMEEGNIYLSGNLQSPGNFANIWLDVPTDTVITNESLHLMKSELQTTQENIDLSPGMKLSLNQRLVELMGGKLEILPFPTNQEETSQLTRLQISIPTGTLANKSPH
- a CDS encoding L-threonylcarbamoyladenylate synthase, which gives rise to MNLSLSVLIEAAKAGKLISFPTDTVPALATIPVQAELIYAAKQRSFDKPLILMAAKAEDLWDYVQGSQREYQIWQKIVNQYWPGALTLVLPASDKIPTVMNPLEPTTIGIRVPNHPVAQIILAQTGPMATTSANLSGQPALETKAAIEAQFPEVLTLESTEYQGLGIPSTVAKWTGNNWQILRQGSIKLDNYEF